One segment of Pyrococcus sp. ST04 DNA contains the following:
- a CDS encoding transcription elongation factor Spt5, protein MGGKIFAVRVTQGQEENTARLIYSKVRTYNLPIYAILAPSKVKGYIFIEAPNKSAVDEAIRGIRHARGVLPGEIPFSEIEHFLEEKPAVSGLEPGDIVELISGPFKGEKAKVVRVDESKDEIVVELIGAIVPIPVTVRGEYVRLISKRQKEE, encoded by the coding sequence ATGGGTGGAAAGATATTTGCAGTGAGAGTTACCCAAGGTCAAGAAGAGAATACTGCTAGGCTGATATATAGTAAAGTTAGGACGTATAATCTTCCTATATATGCAATACTTGCTCCCTCAAAGGTTAAAGGGTATATATTCATTGAAGCCCCCAATAAGAGCGCGGTTGATGAAGCTATTAGAGGAATTAGACACGCTAGAGGAGTTTTGCCTGGAGAGATACCGTTTAGTGAGATTGAACACTTCCTCGAAGAAAAGCCAGCTGTTAGTGGTCTTGAACCTGGAGATATCGTTGAGCTAATATCTGGACCCTTCAAGGGTGAAAAGGCGAAAGTTGTTAGGGTTGATGAGAGCAAAGATGAAATTGTCGTTGAACTTATAGGAGCCATAGTCCCTATTCCAGTGACCGTTAGAGGGGAATACGTTAGGCTTATAAGCAAGCGTCAGAAGGAGGAATGA
- a CDS encoding 50S ribosomal protein L10, whose protein sequence is MAHVAEWKKKEVEELANLIKSYPVIALVDVSSMPAYPLSQMRRLIKENGGLLRVSRNTLIELAIKKAAQELGKPELEKLIDYIQGGAGILVTTMNPFKLYKFLQQNRQPAPAKAGAKVPKDVVIPAGPTPLTPGPLVGQMQAMGIPARIERGKVTIQKDTVVLKAGEEITPELATILNALGIQPLEVGLDLLAAYEDGIVYTPDVLAIDEEEYINMIQKAYMHAFNLAVNIAYPTPETIEAILQKAFLNAKAVAVEAGYITKETIDEILGRAFRAMLLIAQQLPEDLLDEKTKELLSAQAQVAAATQVEEKKEEEKVEEKEEEEEEPSEEEALAGLSALFG, encoded by the coding sequence ATGGCCCACGTAGCTGAGTGGAAGAAGAAGGAAGTTGAAGAGCTCGCTAACCTAATCAAGAGCTATCCAGTAATAGCACTTGTTGACGTCTCAAGCATGCCCGCTTACCCACTCTCACAAATGAGAAGACTAATAAAGGAAAATGGAGGCCTGCTTAGAGTTTCAAGAAACACATTAATCGAACTTGCAATAAAGAAAGCGGCCCAAGAACTTGGAAAGCCCGAGCTTGAAAAGCTTATAGACTACATCCAGGGAGGAGCTGGAATTCTTGTAACAACTATGAATCCCTTCAAGCTCTACAAGTTCCTTCAGCAAAACAGACAGCCTGCTCCAGCAAAGGCTGGAGCAAAGGTTCCTAAAGACGTTGTAATACCCGCGGGTCCAACACCACTCACCCCTGGTCCACTAGTCGGTCAAATGCAGGCAATGGGAATTCCCGCGAGAATTGAAAGGGGTAAGGTAACTATCCAGAAAGACACCGTCGTTTTGAAGGCTGGTGAGGAGATAACTCCTGAGCTCGCAACAATTTTAAATGCCCTTGGAATTCAGCCCTTAGAAGTTGGACTCGACTTACTAGCGGCTTATGAGGATGGTATAGTCTACACTCCAGACGTGCTGGCGATTGATGAAGAGGAATACATAAACATGATACAGAAAGCCTACATGCATGCCTTCAACCTTGCAGTTAACATAGCATATCCAACTCCAGAAACAATCGAAGCAATACTCCAAAAGGCATTCCTCAATGCAAAAGCAGTTGCAGTCGAGGCTGGCTATATTACAAAGGAGACAATCGACGAGATACTTGGCAGGGCTTTCAGGGCTATGCTACTCATAGCACAGCAGTTGCCCGAGGACTTGCTTGATGAGAAGACCAAAGAGCTTTTAAGTGCACAGGCCCAAGTTGCAGCTGCAACCCAGGTTGAGGAGAAGAAAGAAGAGGAGAAAGTTGAGGAAAAGGAAGAGGAGGAAGAAGAGCCCTCTGAGGAGGAGGCTCTTGCTGGATTGAGCGCTCTGTTTGGTTGA
- a CDS encoding 50S ribosomal protein L11, whose protein sequence is MPKQVVEVLVEGGKATPGPPLGPAIGPLGLNVKQVVDKINEATKEFAGMQVPVKIIVDPVTKQFEIEVGIPPTSQLIKKELGLEKGSGEPKHNIVGNLTMEQVIKIAKMKREQMLALTLKAAAKEVIGTALSMGVTVEGKDPRVVQKEIDEGVYDELFEKAEKE, encoded by the coding sequence ATGCCAAAGCAGGTTGTAGAAGTCCTCGTTGAGGGAGGGAAGGCAACTCCTGGTCCTCCACTCGGTCCAGCAATTGGTCCACTTGGATTAAACGTTAAGCAGGTAGTTGATAAGATCAACGAGGCAACAAAAGAGTTTGCAGGAATGCAGGTTCCAGTGAAGATAATAGTTGATCCAGTAACCAAGCAGTTCGAAATCGAGGTTGGTATTCCTCCAACGAGCCAGCTCATAAAGAAGGAGCTTGGCCTAGAGAAGGGAAGCGGTGAGCCAAAGCACAACATAGTGGGTAACCTCACGATGGAGCAGGTCATCAAGATAGCAAAGATGAAGAGAGAGCAGATGTTAGCCTTAACACTAAAAGCTGCTGCCAAGGAAGTTATTGGAACAGCTTTAAGCATGGGAGTGACAGTAGAGGGCAAAGATCCGAGAGTAGTTCAGAAGGAAATAGATGAGGGTGTTTATGACGAGCTCTTTGAAAAGGCTGAGAAAGAGTGA
- the rpl12p gene encoding 50S ribosomal protein P1, translating into MEYVYAALLLHSVGKEINEENLKAVLQAAGVEPDEARIKALVAALEGVNIDEVIEKAAMPVAVAAAPAAAPAEAAEEKKEEEKKEEEEKEEEVSEEEALAGLSALFG; encoded by the coding sequence ATGGAGTATGTGTATGCTGCTCTGCTCCTCCACAGTGTTGGAAAGGAGATAAATGAGGAGAACCTTAAGGCTGTCCTTCAGGCTGCCGGAGTTGAGCCAGATGAGGCAAGGATAAAGGCCCTAGTTGCTGCCCTTGAGGGTGTCAACATAGACGAAGTTATTGAGAAGGCTGCAATGCCAGTTGCAGTTGCTGCAGCTCCAGCAGCAGCTCCAGCTGAGGCAGCTGAGGAGAAGAAGGAAGAAGAGAAGAAGGAAGAGGAAGAGAAAGAGGAAGAAGTCTCCGAAGAAGAAGCCCTTGCAGGTCTCAGCGCTCTCTTCGGATGA
- a CDS encoding 50S ribosomal protein L1 has product MPFDRQKIAEAVKEAKARAKPRNFTQSVEVAVNLKDIDLKRPENRFKLEVVLPHGRGKDVKIAVIADGAVAEAARRLGLDVISSAELEEIAQSPRQARKLAKKYDFFIAEAPLMPKIGRYLGRYLGPRNKMPVVVPPTMTNLEPIVNKLKKTVRIQLKNNPVVHAPVGTEKMSDEELAENIEAVLNAIIGKLERGESQIKSVYVKTTMGPAVKVKG; this is encoded by the coding sequence ATGCCCTTTGATAGGCAGAAAATCGCGGAAGCGGTGAAGGAGGCTAAAGCCCGGGCCAAGCCGCGTAACTTCACACAGAGTGTCGAAGTGGCAGTGAACCTTAAAGATATAGACCTAAAACGTCCCGAAAATAGATTCAAGCTTGAGGTTGTCCTTCCCCACGGGAGAGGAAAAGACGTAAAGATCGCGGTCATCGCTGATGGTGCCGTTGCTGAAGCGGCGAGGAGGCTCGGGCTTGATGTTATTAGTAGTGCTGAGTTAGAGGAGATTGCCCAAAGCCCAAGGCAAGCGAGAAAGTTAGCCAAGAAATACGACTTCTTCATTGCAGAAGCCCCTCTGATGCCAAAGATAGGTAGATACTTGGGTAGATACCTAGGTCCAAGGAACAAGATGCCAGTTGTTGTTCCTCCAACAATGACGAACCTCGAGCCAATAGTAAATAAACTTAAGAAAACCGTGAGAATACAGCTAAAGAACAATCCAGTAGTTCATGCTCCAGTGGGAACTGAAAAGATGAGTGATGAGGAGCTCGCTGAAAACATAGAAGCAGTGCTAAACGCAATAATAGGAAAGCTGGAGAGGGGAGAGAGCCAGATAAAGTCAGTGTACGTTAAGACGACAATGGGTCCAGCTGTGAAGGTTAAGGGGTGA
- the dcd gene encoding dCTP deaminase, translating into MLLPDWKIKKEILIDPFSEESLQPAGYDLRVGKEAYVQGKLVDVEKEGRVVIPPKEYALILTLERVKLPDDVMGDMRIRSSLAREGVLGSFAWVDPGWDGNLTLMLYNSSNEPVELMYGERFVQIAFIRLEGPAKSPYRGNYQGSRRIVFSKRRRKN; encoded by the coding sequence ATGCTGTTGCCAGACTGGAAAATTAAAAAAGAAATTCTCATAGATCCCTTTTCCGAAGAATCCCTTCAACCAGCTGGTTATGACTTGAGGGTGGGAAAGGAAGCTTATGTTCAGGGAAAGTTAGTTGACGTAGAAAAGGAGGGCAGAGTAGTAATTCCCCCAAAGGAATACGCCCTAATTCTAACGCTCGAAAGAGTCAAGCTCCCAGATGATGTTATGGGAGATATGAGGATAAGGAGTAGCTTAGCTAGGGAAGGCGTTCTTGGGTCATTCGCATGGGTTGATCCAGGATGGGATGGGAACTTGACCTTAATGCTTTACAATTCCTCAAATGAGCCAGTAGAGCTTATGTATGGAGAAAGGTTTGTGCAGATAGCATTCATCAGGTTAGAAGGACCGGCTAAAAGCCCTTATAGGGGAAACTATCAGGGGAGCAGAAGGATAGTGTTTTCAAAGAGGAGACGTAAAAATTAA
- a CDS encoding HAD family hydrolase — protein sequence MIIAFDFDGTLVDSYSCIEEAFYRALKRTYPWLPGKRWIAKFLTKIEEQFERPKFGKRGRKIRAPNIFKGKFARAWFEERAKLTKPLEGAREVLERLKEEGHVVISFSAEDFIPGIKEFRLRESGLYDLFDDVIIFGHKYSLCEAFFMVREKYGDDVFVWVDDKPWRFIGRGDENTEYVWMYFPYTARFVSDEILAMVQHLHVIRDLWSLFDVIKRIEAERKSLLSR from the coding sequence ATGATAATAGCCTTTGATTTCGACGGAACACTTGTGGATAGCTATTCATGTATTGAGGAGGCATTTTATAGGGCACTAAAGCGGACTTACCCTTGGCTTCCAGGAAAGAGGTGGATAGCTAAGTTTCTCACAAAAATTGAAGAGCAATTTGAGAGGCCAAAGTTTGGAAAGCGAGGGCGGAAGATTAGGGCTCCAAACATTTTCAAGGGAAAATTCGCAAGGGCATGGTTCGAGGAGAGAGCTAAGCTTACAAAGCCCTTAGAAGGTGCTAGGGAAGTTCTTGAGAGGTTAAAGGAGGAAGGTCATGTAGTCATTTCGTTTTCGGCAGAGGACTTCATTCCTGGAATTAAGGAGTTTCGGCTAAGGGAGAGTGGTTTGTATGATTTGTTTGATGATGTAATAATATTCGGTCATAAATACAGCCTTTGTGAGGCATTCTTCATGGTTAGAGAGAAGTATGGAGATGATGTATTTGTATGGGTCGATGATAAGCCCTGGAGGTTCATTGGTAGGGGAGATGAGAATACGGAGTATGTGTGGATGTACTTCCCTTACACTGCAAGGTTCGTTAGTGATGAAATATTGGCAATGGTTCAGCACCTCCATGTGATAAGGGATCTTTGGAGCCTTTTTGACGTTATTAAGAGGATAGAGGCCGAAAGAAAAAGTTTGTTATCCCGTTAA
- a CDS encoding D-aminoacyl-tRNA deacylase, which yields MKVIMTTKIDKASMNIKEKLIEHFGFRESERVFDGNRIYEKGDILILTTNDEMIYYDYLDREIEKQLGFKPEVIAFASRHSSKQKLPSLTTHVTGNWGKAMYGGRDESFAIALPSAMKLALLKMSELNDLGWTVCYEATHHGPSELEVPSFFIEIGSSEEEWVNDRAGEIIAETIIYVLKNYGKKFKVALGIGGGHYAPKQTKVALESEIAFGHILPKYAQPVPKEVILKALDRFAEKVEAIYVDWKGSRGETRQLARSLAEELGLEFIKD from the coding sequence ATGAAGGTTATAATGACAACGAAGATTGACAAGGCTTCAATGAATATAAAGGAAAAGCTAATTGAACACTTTGGCTTTAGGGAGAGTGAGAGAGTTTTTGATGGAAATAGGATTTATGAGAAGGGTGATATCTTAATCCTAACGACCAATGATGAGATGATATACTACGATTATTTGGACAGAGAAATTGAGAAGCAACTTGGATTTAAGCCCGAGGTAATAGCCTTCGCCTCTAGGCACTCGAGTAAGCAGAAGCTTCCTTCTTTAACTACTCACGTTACTGGGAACTGGGGAAAGGCTATGTATGGTGGCAGGGATGAAAGCTTTGCAATAGCCCTTCCAAGTGCAATGAAACTTGCACTACTAAAAATGAGTGAGCTTAATGATCTTGGTTGGACAGTTTGTTATGAGGCAACTCACCATGGACCGAGTGAGCTGGAAGTTCCTAGCTTTTTCATAGAGATTGGCTCTAGTGAAGAAGAGTGGGTTAATGATAGGGCTGGGGAAATCATTGCCGAGACAATAATTTATGTCCTTAAAAACTATGGAAAGAAGTTTAAGGTTGCCCTTGGGATTGGTGGGGGCCATTATGCCCCTAAACAGACTAAAGTTGCTTTGGAGAGTGAGATTGCATTTGGGCATATCCTGCCAAAGTATGCTCAGCCCGTTCCTAAAGAGGTTATTCTTAAGGCCCTAGATAGGTTCGCTGAAAAAGTTGAGGCGATTTACGTAGACTGGAAGGGGAGCAGAGGCGAGACTAGGCAATTGGCAAGATCTCTGGCAGAGGAGCTTGGCCTTGAGTTTATCAAGGATTAA
- a CDS encoding protein translocase SEC61 complex subunit gamma, whose protein sequence is MATFQERLRDFWKESKRVFLVTKKPRWDEYKKAAKITGLGIILIGLIGMLIRIIGILVLGG, encoded by the coding sequence ATGGCAACGTTCCAGGAGAGGCTCAGAGATTTCTGGAAGGAATCAAAAAGGGTCTTTCTTGTGACGAAAAAGCCCAGATGGGATGAGTATAAGAAAGCTGCAAAAATTACTGGGCTTGGAATAATACTAATCGGTCTTATAGGGATGCTTATAAGGATCATTGGTATCCTCGTGCTTGGGGGCTGA
- the ftsZ gene encoding cell division protein FtsZ, producing the protein MLKLVENVVERVANEGGEKKVQEVQVPQSSIDEELKKIVEQIKARIYVVGVGGAGGNTVNRMMEVGVTGAKIIAVNTDAQDLLKIKAHQKILIGKELTRGLGAGNDPKIGEEAAKESEREIREALEGADMVFITCGLGGGTGTGAAPVIAEMAKKMGALTVSVVTLPFTMEGIRRAKNAEYGLKRLAKSSDTVIVIPNDKLLEVAPKLPIQMAFKVADEILVQAVKGITELITKPGLVNLDFNDVRAVMKDGGVAMIGIGESDSEKRAMEAAEQALNSPLLDVDISGAKGALISISGADVKLEEAQQIIEYVTRNVDPKAQVIWGIQLEPELEKTIRVMIIVTGVTSRYVTFQEETPVSAEEEEVKRIALNIPEL; encoded by the coding sequence ATGCTGAAGCTTGTAGAGAACGTTGTTGAAAGGGTTGCCAATGAAGGTGGGGAGAAGAAAGTTCAGGAAGTTCAGGTTCCTCAGTCAAGCATTGATGAAGAGCTTAAAAAGATAGTTGAGCAGATAAAAGCAAGGATTTATGTTGTTGGTGTTGGTGGTGCTGGTGGAAATACGGTTAATAGGATGATGGAGGTTGGTGTCACTGGTGCAAAGATAATTGCAGTAAACACCGATGCTCAAGATCTTCTAAAGATTAAAGCTCATCAAAAAATCCTCATAGGTAAGGAACTTACTAGAGGACTAGGTGCTGGAAATGATCCAAAAATAGGAGAAGAGGCCGCAAAGGAAAGCGAGAGAGAAATCAGAGAGGCTCTTGAAGGGGCTGACATGGTCTTCATAACATGCGGTCTTGGTGGAGGAACGGGAACAGGTGCCGCTCCAGTTATAGCTGAAATGGCAAAGAAAATGGGAGCTTTAACAGTTTCTGTTGTTACGCTACCGTTCACTATGGAAGGAATAAGGAGAGCTAAGAACGCTGAGTATGGGTTGAAGAGACTAGCAAAGAGCTCTGATACCGTAATAGTTATCCCGAATGACAAGTTGCTAGAAGTTGCACCAAAGCTCCCAATCCAGATGGCATTTAAGGTTGCAGATGAAATTCTAGTTCAGGCCGTAAAAGGGATAACTGAGCTAATAACCAAGCCAGGACTTGTCAATTTAGACTTCAACGATGTTAGGGCTGTCATGAAAGATGGTGGAGTTGCGATGATTGGAATCGGAGAAAGCGATAGTGAGAAGAGAGCTATGGAGGCAGCTGAACAGGCACTTAATAGTCCACTACTCGATGTTGACATAAGTGGAGCAAAGGGAGCCTTGATAAGCATCAGCGGTGCTGATGTAAAGCTTGAGGAGGCTCAACAGATTATTGAATACGTGACGAGAAACGTTGATCCAAAGGCTCAGGTTATTTGGGGAATCCAGCTTGAGCCCGAGCTTGAGAAGACGATAAGGGTAATGATAATAGTTACTGGAGTCACATCACGGTATGTAACGTTCCAGGAAGAAACCCCGGTTTCTGCTGAGGAGGAAGAAGTCAAAAGGATCGCACTTAACATACCTGAGCTTTAA